TAAGTTTCATCGTTATGGGTTCGTTGCTGGCAGTAATTTTCGGGGGTTGTGGCTGGGTTATAAAACGTCATTGGCTCGACAAGGAGTGGATCAACCCGGGTAGCCGCCTGATCGGCAGACATATCGTGACGCAGTTTCAAAATGCTGACGGTCGGGATAATATCGAGCATGTCATCTACATGAGCGAAGACGAACGGGAAGAAGACGATGAAGGCGAAGGCAACGGACCTCAGATCGAGATATTTGATCCAACCGAACGGTAGTGCCGCGACCTTTTTTTCCCCTATAACTGAAACTCCATCCCATCAATGGCAGTGCAGAAATTGTCCATCCCGATCTTGCGCGCCATCTGGTTCAGCTTCAACACCTCGTCATTGCTACCAAAATGTGTAATCACAAACTCCCCAACATCAATGGTAGCCGCAAACTCAAAAAACTTCTCGGCATCGACATGTGTCATCTCGGTCACAACTAGATCATTGCCGTCAAGATGATCGCGAATATCGTCAAGACTCCCGATGTCACCAGAATAGAACAACCGCTTCTCCCCCACTTCAAGCTGGAATGAATGCGCCTGCATCCGGTTGGGCAAACCAAACCGGGATATCGGGTCGGAGTATTTCTCGAGATGCGAATTGGCGATGGCCTTCAAGCGGAACTCTTCATCGAATTCGAAACCGTCACTGTAGCCGATAATGTTCAGTTCAAACGGCAGCCTTTCAGGTATAAGGTAAACCGCATTGAGATAGGCCGCGAGCGGCTCTGTGAATTCATCGGGAACAAAAACGTCCAACGTCCGGCTGCGTCCGGCCAGGTAAATCATCTGGAGAAAGAGCGGCAAATCACAAACGTGGTCGGGGTGGGTATGACTTATGAATACCCGATCCACATTGAGCGGATCGAACCCTCGTCGCAGAAATGAAGACGTCACTCCTCCCCCGCAGTCGATTAGGGTAAGTTTTCCACTGACGCTCAGAATATGGCCAGATGAATTTCGATCTGCCTGCGGCACTCCCGACGCAGACCCGAGAATGGTGAGTTTGTTTGATGGCATATCTCGTTTCCTCCTTCTGCCTTAAGGCCGGATGGTGTCACAGTCTTCCTGAAGTTGTGGGTCGGGGTAAATTCGATCCTTGACCAGAAGGTCACAGCCCAGAGTGTAGAAAGCAACAGCCTTCTCCCACAACGATCTCGCCAGAACGGTATCAGTGTAAGCCACGTCGGTAGAGAAATCTCCTCCGGCCAGATCATAGACAAGCGGGAGTTTATGGCTAAGGTCCATAATGGCAATATGCTCTCCCTGCGTCCAACCGATCTTCATCCCCGATATCCAGTAGGCAAAACCGCAATCCTCGGGAACAGCCATCAGATCTCGGCCCATTGTAGCATGGTGCGGAAGCCCCAGCAGCCCGGCAATGGTAGCCGGAATATCGGTGTGTGAGCCAATCGTCGATCTGCGCCCGGGTTCGACAATCCCGGGAGCATAGATTAGTAATGGAACATGCTGGTTTTCGTAGAGATTCAGCCGCTTGTGGTAGGTATGGTCGCCGGTGATGATAAATATCGTTCGGTCGAGGTAGCCGTCGCGGGCAGCCCAAAACATTAACCGGCCCAAAGCCCAGTCCGCATAATGAAGAGCATTCAAGTACTTGTACTCAGGGGAATCATTCGAATTGAAACGTTCATATTTCTCATCAGGAACGTCGTATGGGGAATGACTGGATATGGTCATTACGTATCCAAAAACTGGTTGTTCCCCACACCCGAGTATCTCCTCATGAAGCCAACGATAGATTTGTTCATCATCATATCCCCACATATGGCGCGGTTGCCCAAAGCCCTCAATCTCGTTCACTCCCATTACGAGGTCAAACTGCTCCTGGAGCAGCATGTCGTCAAGATTGTCAAAGTCGAGGTGTCCTCCGGTAACAAAGATGTTCTTGTAACCCTGCTCACCGACCAAAACACTGATAGAACTGAATCTATTCTGAAGCTCGGGACGGCGCATAACCGGAGCACCAGGTTGGTCGGGTATACCGGTGAGCGCGGAGAACAATCCGGAAGTACTCCGGAATCCGGCAGCGAAAAACCTGTCAAAGAGAAATCCGTGGTCGGCCAGACGGGAGAACTCCGGCATCACACCAAGAGTATCTCCTCCAGCCACAGTGAACTTGGCCGTAAGGCTCTCGACTAGAATAAGGATCACGTTGTACGGACGGATCGAATCGGGCGGGTCAGCCCCGACCCTGGTAAAAAGAGGGTAATCCGAAAGCGGCAGACCTTCGATATCCCTGCCCAACATCTTCAGAACGATCTCCTGTGCCTTACTACTATCCATAAGAAGGATACGATCCTTCCCATACTGGAGTGTCCTAAAGGCCATGTAGGGAGCGTTAACTGTCAGAAGGTTCACCGGACGGAAGCGACTGACGGATGAATCAGCTGGTCGCAAGGGTACACGTTGCCAGCCGCCACGAGCCATGAGCACCAGTGCCCCTAAAGCCAGGACAACAATTACCCACTGACGAAATGACCGGAATGAATTCCGACCGGGCTGTAGCTTTCTCACATTCCACCACGCCGCTACCAGAAAAATGAAAAAAAACAGGAATGCGGCAATAAAGATAAGAGGGGATTCCTTCATGGCTGCTCCGGCAATCGGTAGCATAGACAGGTCAAGGTAGGCAAACGCTTCGTAACCCAGGCGCTTGCGGGCGTGAGCGAAATAGAGCAGATCACCGAAAGACATGAGGAAGAATATCACGAATACGACGTGCGCCACGACTATCCACAGCCAGCGAAAAAGGCGGAACCGGTTAATCAAGGGCAGATGGGACAGAATGAGAACCACGACCACACCAAAGGCTGTCGCCGATGCATCAAATCTCAGGCCGTGGAGAAACCCGAGCAATGTTTCCCCCAGAGGTACATCGGTGTAATCATAGTGATAGACTATAAAGAAAACCAGTCGTGAGAGAGAAAGCAGAATCATACATGCCGCAAAGAACTGCGCCACGAAAACCAACTCGGAGCCGAAGGGCTGTGGACGTCTTCTTGTCCTGGTTTCTCGGGTCATGATATGTCACTGAGACTCAGACAAAGACCTTACCGATACGGGCTAAAGCTTCCTCGCAATCCGACCGGTTGACATCGAGATGCGTCACCATACGAATACGCATCGGACCAAAAGGTACCGCCCAAACACCGACCTCCTGCATCTTTGCCAGCACCGATTCGGCTGTCTCCGGTTCTGCAATATCGGCCAGCACGATGTTGGTTTCGACACGACTCAAATCGACAGTGAAACCGCTTAGCCCATTCAGACCCTCAGCAACAATCCGAGCATTGGTATGGTCCTCGGCCAGGCGTGCGAGATTGTTCTTCAGAGCATACAGACCTGCGGCGGCAAGAATGCCAGCTTGACGCATACCACCACCAAACAGTTTACGCTCTCGACGACAACGTTCTACAAACTCAATAGTACCCAGAATCATTGAACCCACCGGAGCGCCCAGACCTTTTGACAAACACACTGAGACAGAATCAAACGGCCTCGTCAACTCCGGCAGCGACAGACCGGAGGCAATATTGACATTCCAGATACGGGCGCCATCAAGATGCAAAATAAGGCCAAACTCGTCGCAGACCTCCCGTACACGCAGGATTTCGTCCTGTGGCAGGATCGTACCCCCATGACGGTTGTGGCTGTTCTCCAACGTCACCATCTTGGTAAGGGGACAGTGCAGATTGATCGGGCGAACATTCTCCCGAACCATCTCGGCAGTGACCATACCTCGTTTGGTGGTTAACAAGTTCACCAGCAATCCAGAGTGTATTGCCGGTCCAGCCGCCTCATAGTTGACGACATGACAATCCCGGTCGCAGAGCAACTCCCAGCCCGGAGTCGAATGTGTCTTCAGACAAACCTGATTGGCCATCGTTCCCGACGGCATGTAGATTGATGCCTCGCGTTCGAACAATTCCGCAACGTATCGTTCGAGTTCATTAACGGTGGGATCGTCACCAAAAACATCATCCCCCACTTCGGCGGTCATCATAGACTGGAGCATGGCCGGAGTCGGCCGCGTCACAGTATCAGATCGCAAATCAATTGTTTTCATTCGGGGAATATAGACAGTCTCATCGCCAGACACAAGAGGTGCCTTCATCGCTACTGAAGTTGGAGCGATTCAAGATGTTTGAACGTAGCTCTTTTACTAGCTGAGTAATGACGAAATCTGTTTTCAAATTCGACAGGACTCCTGTTGTTCTAACGCAAACCCTAATCAGAACCTTAGGTAACGGGTAGAATTCTTCCTCTTCCCGTCCGAGTCCCCCACCCACCCGAGGTCTGTGACCCTGGGCTGGTGCCACAAGGTCCCCCCGGGAGCTCAGTCTCCCGGAATACAATCAGGTGGTGGTCCACCGGTGAACAGGTAAGCCACTAACCAGGTCAGGTCCATAATATTGACTTCTCCATCGCAATCCGTGATATCGCCACAGGGGCATCCTGGCACAATCGAGAAGCAGTGAGGACCATCCCAAGGCGGGTAGAAAGCTCCCATCGGGCCATTCGTATTCCACAGCCACTGATTGGGAGGATAGAAACATGAGTCGAGACACAGGTTCTTTCCGACTTGGTTTTCATCAACCTCTGTCGAGATATTGAAGACAACCTTATCAAACGGGTCCCGCATTCCTTGTGAGAACATCGCAAAACCGCCAAGACCGATTGTATCAGCTCCGCTGCCTGTAACCGATCTCGGAGCCATAAAAACGCCACCATCATAAATGTTACTCCAGCCTATGCTGGCAGTATCCCAGGTGATCGGTTGCCAGGTCGCCCCGCTTTGTGAGTAAACGCGGAAGCCGTTGCTCGAGCCGATGATCGCACTACCGTTGCCAGGCGTATACGTGTAACGAATGTGAAAGGTGATCGGCGTATTGGCCTTGATTTGTCCCGGGCCCGCCAGCCCGTCTACATGATCAAGCGTGACCTCAGTCGCACCGTAGGCTGGTTGGGCATAGGCAATTGCAAGAACAG
This DNA window, taken from Candidatus Zixiibacteriota bacterium, encodes the following:
- a CDS encoding ribonuclease Z, translating into MPSNKLTILGSASGVPQADRNSSGHILSVSGKLTLIDCGGGVTSSFLRRGFDPLNVDRVFISHTHPDHVCDLPLFLQMIYLAGRSRTLDVFVPDEFTEPLAAYLNAVYLIPERLPFELNIIGYSDGFEFDEEFRLKAIANSHLEKYSDPISRFGLPNRMQAHSFQLEVGEKRLFYSGDIGSLDDIRDHLDGNDLVVTEMTHVDAEKFFEFAATIDVGEFVITHFGSNDEVLKLNQMARKIGMDNFCTAIDGMEFQL
- a CDS encoding sulfatase-like hydrolase/transferase, producing MTRETRTRRRPQPFGSELVFVAQFFAACMILLSLSRLVFFIVYHYDYTDVPLGETLLGFLHGLRFDASATAFGVVVVLILSHLPLINRFRLFRWLWIVVAHVVFVIFFLMSFGDLLYFAHARKRLGYEAFAYLDLSMLPIAGAAMKESPLIFIAAFLFFFIFLVAAWWNVRKLQPGRNSFRSFRQWVIVVLALGALVLMARGGWQRVPLRPADSSVSRFRPVNLLTVNAPYMAFRTLQYGKDRILLMDSSKAQEIVLKMLGRDIEGLPLSDYPLFTRVGADPPDSIRPYNVILILVESLTAKFTVAGGDTLGVMPEFSRLADHGFLFDRFFAAGFRSTSGLFSALTGIPDQPGAPVMRRPELQNRFSSISVLVGEQGYKNIFVTGGHLDFDNLDDMLLQEQFDLVMGVNEIEGFGQPRHMWGYDDEQIYRWLHEEILGCGEQPVFGYVMTISSHSPYDVPDEKYERFNSNDSPEYKYLNALHYADWALGRLMFWAARDGYLDRTIFIITGDHTYHKRLNLYENQHVPLLIYAPGIVEPGRRSTIGSHTDIPATIAGLLGLPHHATMGRDLMAVPEDCGFAYWISGMKIGWTQGEHIAIMDLSHKLPLVYDLAGGDFSTDVAYTDTVLARSLWEKAVAFYTLGCDLLVKDRIYPDPQLQEDCDTIRP
- a CDS encoding low specificity L-threonine aldolase, with amino-acid sequence MKTIDLRSDTVTRPTPAMLQSMMTAEVGDDVFGDDPTVNELERYVAELFEREASIYMPSGTMANQVCLKTHSTPGWELLCDRDCHVVNYEAAGPAIHSGLLVNLLTTKRGMVTAEMVRENVRPINLHCPLTKMVTLENSHNRHGGTILPQDEILRVREVCDEFGLILHLDGARIWNVNIASGLSLPELTRPFDSVSVCLSKGLGAPVGSMILGTIEFVERCRRERKLFGGGMRQAGILAAAGLYALKNNLARLAEDHTNARIVAEGLNGLSGFTVDLSRVETNIVLADIAEPETAESVLAKMQEVGVWAVPFGPMRIRMVTHLDVNRSDCEEALARIGKVFV